A DNA window from Vigna angularis cultivar LongXiaoDou No.4 chromosome 1, ASM1680809v1, whole genome shotgun sequence contains the following coding sequences:
- the LOC108321016 gene encoding uncharacterized protein LOC108321016 — protein sequence MSSQKGRHEEEMGTSETTGKVVVVAVKASRDISRTALVWALTHVVQPGDCIKLLVVIPALSSSKRVWAFSRFTTDCASSNWRSSLGTASDQKVVITKSCSQLVLQLHDFYDPEKIKIRVKILSGSSCGGVAAEAKRVESSWVILDKKLKHEKKYCMEQLHCNIVMMKRSRPKILRLNLNSSPKMELNMGCPLKLRRNLKENTGHGGIIRGPAVTPASSPEQGSPPLTATDVGTSSISSSDPATSPFFHSDNYERQRRGFTFVHEGLTNLEDIESDSESEKLSMSSKSSYFQPWIANVICMDGDFSKHEDNVQRSSDKTLATAYEALLQKFSKLDEDPILGMLNCKIDVNLSKSVREAISLAKGSPPRFYRFSIICCNT from the exons ATGAGCAGCCAAAAGGGTCGTCATGAAGAAGAGATGGGCACCTCAGAAACCACCGGGAAAGTGGTTGTGGTTGCAGTTAAAGCTTCCAGAGATATCTCAAGGACTGCTCTGGTGTGGGCTTTGACTCATGTTGTTCAACCAGGGGATTGCATTAAGCTGTTGGTGGTCATTCCGGCTCTTTCTTCAA GCAAGAGGGTATGGGCATTTTCAAGATTTACCACTGACTGTGCCTCCAGTAATTGGAGATCCAGTTTAGGAACTGCTTCAGATCAGAAAGTAGTTATAACAAAATCCTGTTCTCAGTTAGTGCTTCAACTCCATGATTTTTACGATCCAGAGAAG ATAAAGATCAGAGTGAAGATTCTTTCTGGTTCTTCATGTGGAGGTGTGGCCGCTGAGGCCAAGAGAGTTGAGTCAAGCTGGGTTATATTGGACAA AAAGTTGAAgcatgaaaagaaatattgcaTGGAGCAGCTGCATTGCAATATTGTAATGATGAAGCGGTCTAGGCCAAAGATTCTGCGCTTGAATTTGAATAGTTCACCTAAGATGGAACTGAACATGGGTTGTCCATTGAAACTCAGAAGAAACTTGAAAGAGAACACTGGACATGGAGGTATAATCAGAGGTCCAGCTGTTACTCCTGCTAGTAGTCCTGAACAAGGGTCACCACCATTGACTGCAACTGATGTTGGAACATCATCAATATCAAGCTCAGATCCTGCTACTTCCCCATTTTTTCACTCTGACAACTATGAGAGACAAAGGAGAGGTTTCACCTTCGTCCACGAGGGACTGACAAACCTAGAGGATATTGAGTCTGACTCCGAGAGCGAAAAGCTTAGCATGTCATCCAAGAGTTCATATTTTCAGCCATGGATTGCGAATGTGATTTGCATGGATGGTGATTTCTCAAAGCATGAAGACAACGTGCAGAGATCCAGCGACAAGACTTTGGCAACTGCATATGAAGCTTTGCTTCAGAAATTCTCAAAGTTGGATGAAGATCCTATACTAGGAATGCTTAACTGTAAAATTGATGTGAACTTGAGCAAAAGTGTTAGAGAAGCAATTTCACTAGCTAAAGGTTCACCTCCTAGATTTTATAGGTTTTCAATTATATGTTGCAACACTTAG
- the LOC128195183 gene encoding uncharacterized protein LOC128195183 has product MNRSPPNRAWMYDRCHRGRGALKESFVLGVEEFISKACEQERYRRDGGLRCPCLKCDCTKILHERVVKVHLYKNGFKPNYFIWEDHGERLPEDDVQNHQSWMAVEMECGQINQFQTMEDMVHDALRQNESCQASTSNNIEEAPNEETQRFFNFLLDANQPLYGGASDSKLSMCVRLLACKSNWNIPNQCIDFIAKMVMDATPIKSGFPKTYYDAKKCVSKLGLQSQRIDCCVDGCMLFYDNEYGKNDGALLECKFCGKPRYQPRNTGATTSKQVPMKSMFYLPLIPRLQRMYASTQTAGQMTWHYQNTSTNGVLRHPCDGEAWKHFDRVYPDFGIEPRNVRLGLCSDGFNPYVQASNIPYSCWPVIVTPYNLPPEMCMSKPYMFLTCLIPGPFNPKVGIDVYLEPLIDELKKLWTGVITYDISRKQNFILRAMLMWTINDFPAYGMLSGWSTHGKLACPHCMEHTKAFRLYHGAKNSWFDSHRRFLPKDHAFRRNRNAFKKGEVEMDDAPPYLTGPEVWNRINGYPKITENGAARIDGYGEWHNWTKKSIFWDLPYWKDNLLRHNLDFMHIEKNFFDNIFNTVMNVAGKTKDNDKARMDIGLYCRRKDLELKSHSNGNMYKPKANYTLSTDQIKQVCHWVKGLRMPDGYSSNLSRCVDVNRGKLIGMKNHDCHVFMECLLPIAFSSLPAHVLNPITEISHFFRDLCSTTLNKDDLAKMEENIPIILCKMERIFPPSFFDSMEHLPIHLPYEARLGGPVHYRWMYPFERYPYDMLLFNLPGIIQKP; this is encoded by the coding sequence ATGAATCGTTCTCCACCAAATCGTGCATGGATGTACGATAGGTGTCATAGAGGAAGAGGTGCTTTGAAAGAGTCTTTTGTATTAGGtgttgaagagtttataagtAAAGCTTGTGAACAAGAACGTTATCGTAGAGATGGGGGTCTTCGATGTCCATGTTTGAAGTGCGATTGTACAAAGATTCTACACGAAAGAGTTGTGAAGGTTCACCTTTACAAGAACGGTTTCAAgcctaattatttcatttgggaGGATCATGGGGAAAGATTGCCAGAAGATGATGTACAAAATCATCAAAGTTGGATGGCTGTAGAGATGGAATGTGGTCAAATTAACCAATTTCAAACAATGGAAGACATGGTGCATGATGCTCTTAGGCAAAATGAGTCGTGCCAAGCATCTACTTCTAATAACATTGAAGAGGCTCCGAATGAAGAAACACaaaggttttttaattttttgttggaTGCAAACCAGCCGTTGTATGGAGGAGCATCAGACTCGAAATTATCAATGTGTGTCAGACTATTAGCTTGCAAGTCAAATTGGAATATTCCTAACCAATGCATagattttattgcaaaaatggtTATGGATGCAACACCCATCAAATCAGGTTTTCCTAAAACATACTACGATGCAAAAAAGTGTGTATCAAAGTTGGGATTACAATCGCAGAGGATTGATTGTTGCGTGGATGGTTGCATGCTCttctatgataatgaatatggtaAGAATGATGGCGCATTGCTTGAATGCAAATTTTGTGGAAAGCCAAGATATCAACCACGTAACACGGGAGCAACTACTAGCAAACAAGTTCCTATGAAATCAATGTTCTATTTGCCATTAATTCCCAGACTACAAAGAATGTATGCCTCAACACAAACTGCAGGACAAATGACATGGCACTATCAGAACACGTCGACGAATGGTGTTTTGCGTCATCCATGCGATGGAGAGGCTTGGAAGCACTTTGATAGAGTATATCCAGACTTTGGTATCGAGCCACGCAATGTTCGACTCGGTTTATGCTCTGACGGTTTTAACCCATATGTACAGGCATCAAATATACCATATTCATGTTGGCCAGTTATTGTAACTCCTTATAATCTTCCTCCAGAAATGTGCATGTCTAAACCTTACATGTTCTTAACATGTCTCATTCCCGGGCCATTCAATCCAAAGGTTGGCATAGATGTGTACTTAGAGCCCTTGATAGACGAATTGAAGAAGTTGTGGACGGGTGTCATAACATATGATATTTCAAGgaaacaaaactttattttgagGGCCATGCTAATGTGGACAATTAATGATTTTCCTGCTTATGGTATGTTGTCCGGCTGGAGCACTCATGGTAAATTGGCATGCCCACATTGCATGGAGCATACAAAGGCTTTTAGATTATATCATGGGGCAAAAAATTCATGGTTTGACTCTCATCGGAGGTTTTTACCGAAAGACCATGCTTTTAGGAGGAATAGGAATGCTTTCAAGAAGGGGGAAGTGGAGATGGATGACGCACCACCATATCTTACAGGACCAGAAGTTTGGAATAGAATCAAtggttatcctaaaataactgAAAATGGTGCGGCAAGAATTGATGGATACGGTGAGTGGCATAATTGGACGAAAAAAAGCATCTTTTGGGATTTACCCTATTGGAAGGATAATTTGTTAAGGCATAATCTTGACTTCatgcacattgaaaaaaatttctttgacaacatCTTTAATACTGTGATGAATGTTGCGGGGAAGACAAAAGACAATGACAAGGCCCGAATGGATATAGGTTTGTACTGTAGACGAAAAGATTTGGAGCTAAAAAGTCATAGCAATGGAAACATGTATAAGCCAAAAGCAAATTATACACTATCAACAGACCAAATAAAACAAGTCTGTCATTGGGTAAAAGGTCTTAGGATGCCTGATGGATATTCTTCTAACTTGTCAAGGTGTGTTGATGTGAATAGGGGAAAGCTCATTGGGATGAAAAATCATGATTGCCATGTGTTTATGGAATGCTTACTTCCTATAGCGTTTAGTTCTTTACCGGCTCATGTTCTGAATCCCATTACAGAGATAAGTCATTTCTTTAGAGATTTGTGTTCTAC